The genomic interval aaattttatttttttcttttttattatattttaatgtccataactataatttaattcaGGGGTGTTTtaatcacaaatttttttttcaaaagtggGTTTAGTGAGTAATTTGGTGGGTTCCAATAGCTCCACCCTAAATTCTCACAAGCTTTAACGTAGACATCCCAAATCGCCCCTATATAACCtccaatattaatttgttaccCTCTTCAGTTGACGAAATTGTTCATTTCCTCCAAAGGAGGTTTTATGAATCTATCACTGATGTTTGAGGTGTCTTTGATGCTCTGTTATTGGCAATGTTTTCTTCACCATCTTTAATACCAAAGTACACGTTGATGCTCTTACATGTCTGTAGGTAATACTTTCATTAAGCAGAGATGATAGTATTTGAATCCCTTATTCCGAAATCGCTTTCCAAAAGGATTTTTCTGCACAATTGAAACAGAGATGATTTAGAAAGTTATCATGATGATGCTCTGTTATTCCTAAACATCTTCATCATCTGCATGCCTAAACTCTGTTGGTCTTTGGATCCCAAGCAATGCTCGGATGAGccaaagttttgaaaattcaCGTAGTAACCTACATATAAGTGATCATATAACTTAGACAATGTATATCTCTTACCGAATTCtacaaataattcatatttcgCAACTTTGCGCAGTAGCTTAACAAAGTGCTCCTCGATAATTGGCCATGTAGCAACATAATCAATTTGATCATCCTTTGAAGCCATGCTGCACCCAAAATATAGCAAAATATTCTAAAACCAATGCCAAGTCGAATTAGTACCATCAGTATATTACTActgaataattttcaaatgcattaCAAATATATGCCAGAGAAAAGCAATAGTTCACTTACATTTCTGCTGATGATTCAAGTATAAGCCACTTCGTTGGAGTACTTGTACAAATCGAAGAAAGTTGATGAAGAATCACATAATGATTCTTTTTCCAAGCGATAAACAACAGCTTTTTGACAAGgaagtaatgaaataaatgcaATTTGCTTTGAAGTCTCCTCCAAGCGATTTGGAACCATGTTTTTCCCAATAAAATTGCATTATGGGCAATATGTTTCAGCTCAATCCAATCTTTCCCCAGCCAGTCCAACCTGTAAATGCATACATTAGATATACAATCGTTTGCAGGAATTCGACTTTCAACGCTTACTTGAACAAGCGACAATTCACCCTCCAACTCCacgaaataatttttctcacCGCAATTCGCCggaactattaaattttaaatgatatattcCACTCCCACATTCAGCCTAAAATTCACCGTCATAACAAATAGCATCACCCCAACTGCGACTCCAGTCCGCTATTATTGGTATAATCAGTCGTCTAAGTTTTATATTGTCATTTGTGAATATCAAGAACGACACATTTAGGATCCAAAGGGCTGATTGACTTGACCACTCTTAAGCCCTGTGCTGTTCCGAGCTTGATTCGATCTCTCGCGAAAGGATTTGAAAGGTATAGATTCTGTTTCCTGTCGAAGGGCAGTGTTAGCAACCAGCCGTCGTATGAAGTCGAAGCACACTGGCTTTCTTTTAATTGCGGAAGAAACATTTGGTGATGTTTATGTGTTTGGACGTTGGAAGAGAGTGCAAGATTCTGATGATGATTATGAGAGCAATGTAAAAAGGAGATTGAAGAGGAGATGAAAGTCGGTGGTAAAAAGTTCTGATGACAGCTTGCCATGAAAGACATGCATACTGCTGCACGGTGCTAGATATTCTCAGTCTGTGAGTTCTTCGAAGATTTCGGATAGGAGTTCGATCGGAAGATTAGTGTTGGTTCTTCTGCTGCCATTGAATGAACAAGGATGCTGCAATGCAAAGACAGCAATAAACTATAAACACATCAGAAATGGGTTTTATGTGTCTCAAACGAGTGAGCTGTCACTAAGGAtcatagaaaaaagaaaacacagaTTTTCATATACCATAAAAGGTtattcatataaatatatacacacGGTCACACACGCGCGTATACCCAGGACTACTGAAGAATTCTTTTCACAAAAGTATTACTTGTGTggttaatttttgttgttaataGAGAGCCCGGAGAAATCAGACACTGATAAAAACACacacgaaaaaaaaaagaatcatataCTGAAGATGCAATCTGGATGGACAAAATAGCCATCTCGAAAACAcataccaaggaattcaaaaagataagaaaacacATACCAAATACTAGTTAAATTTTCCAGTGCTTCCTAACGATAATACTGTTACAATCATAACTAGTTTACAATGACAGATTGCTCCCAAATGACAATTTCAAGCAGAAGAATTGCGCTAAGGATCTGTAGCTTAACTGGAGAAATAGctcctaaaagtaaaataaaacataaatttttttaaagtccaAGTCAAAAGTTACTGCTTCAAATCTGCTTTGCCTCCCGCGTATAAAAGGAATCAATGATCTCATCAGATGATAATTGGCTGTATGATGAATCATTTGATACATCATCAAAATTCTTATTCTTAGTTCTTTCACCACAACTTGGATCAGAATTCACTGCTTTTACTTTACGGAGACTTTCATGTTCTTTGGTCTTATCCGAGGATTCCACCAACTTGGTCTTCCATTTGATACCAACTGCCTTTGCTTGATCCGCAAATAAGACTTTTGAGACAGTTGAACTACATATTTCTTTGTAAGTTTCATAGCTAGCAGCACAGGTATTTCCACCTTCGAGCAATTTTGCAAGAGGATGCAAAACCGAGATTGGATCGTTATTTCTATCTAAGCTTTCCTTCAAATCAAGAAATTTGGAAACCATTTCTGCCCTGCTGAACTGCACGAAAACTGCGGTTTCATCCACATGATAGACTGAAATCACTGAGGTAGGGCCATAGACTTTGGAGATGCATTCTCTAATGTCCCAAGCCTTGAGGTGAGATGGGAATCCCCATACTATAACAATACActcaaataaaatctttgggTAGTGGTTTTTGCGCTTATTAGAGGCCAAAGACTCAGAAGTCCTATTTCCAGTGCTTAGATTGATAATCTCTCCATTAGTCCAACTGAGATACAGAAGGTTGACGTGTTCCCGGAGCTTTTCATTGTGAGCTAAATTTTCAGAGGATGACTGTTGTTTAAAATCAATACCAAGGTGACTGCATGCTTGGGCAAAGACGCACCCAGTCATAAAAGCATCATATCCAGCTTCATGCTTCACTCCAGAGTTCCAGTTGGATGACCTGCAAATAGATATTAAATTTGAGATTCCATTAGACTTTaatagaaaagagagaaacagcaattattaattcatttcatCAAGTAAATTATCACACAAAATTATTGTTGCCTGGATCAAACGTCCAATGAACATATGAAATCTGGAAAGACCAGTAACTTTTGATCAACAATGCAAGTCTTGAACACTTTAACatcaattaacaattatcttAAAGGACACTCCCGTATTGTTTTATATGGACTAAATAAACAGGAAAGATACTGAAATCAATAAATGATTAGCTTCAATATTGAAGAAATTGAGTTCATGGCCTCCCCCAATTGTCACTAAGGTAAATAAGACACATTATTCATCTgatgcaaaatattttatatagagCCCAGTAAATACCATTAGAAATACAATCGAGCAGTATCAACTTCATAATTCATAGggaacaaagaaaatacaaaccTTATATCATCCACTTCAACCTCTACTTTCACAGACGGCTGAAGAGACAGATGAGTGCTTTTAGAGCCAAGAGCAATTTGTGGACACAAAACAGAAAATGCCTTGGACAATGAAGTGCTAGATTTCTTCATCCTTTGTTGAAGaatagaatttgaattcaacaatattttgGTATCAATGATGTGCGGAAAGTATTTGTTAACAGAGGAAATGAATTCTTCAGCAGTCAAAGGAAGAGGACCAAAGAATTTGCTGTAAATATGTGCAATATCTGTAACACAATGAAAGAAACATTTAAATGaaacaattgataaataaCAATCTTCATCTATCTCAAGACTGATATTCATACCAAGGAAGCAATTGTGACCAACAATCAACTTCTTCTCTGAGGAAAGCAAGTCAATAACATGGCGAAATCCAATAGAAGCTTTGATGCTCATCTCTGCATCTATTTTTTGTTCATCCTTCACTTCTTTCTGCAGAAAAAATTTAAGGCAAAGAGACACCAACTCCTCTATAAGATGCAAGTGATGACATGGATAGTAGGAACATCTGAAACAAAGGCATATATACTTCCTCAAAGTCATTACTTACCATCAGCATCTTTTTGACACTTTCTGACTCTATATACACTATAACGTTTTGTGAACAAGAATTTTCCCCACTGACACGAAGATAAGCAAGATCTTTGAAATGCTTTCTTACAAcctgatattattattttcactcaTTAGTACAGTTAACATATTCAGTGATTAAAAGGTAAATCCATTATGAGAGGAAAAGGGACATAGTATATgtgggaaaataaaattccttCACAGTGGATGATCATTAATGAGATATTCTACACTTAAACGAATCAAGCAAAAACCCATATAAAACGCAGGTACTACAAACCAAATGGTCATGTCCACACCATCCCTTTATAATTATGCTTCTACACAACAATCTTGAGACGAGAACTCAAGAGCATATTGGACAGAACTGTAAGATAAAAAGATAGCACGACCAATTGATTTCAAAGATAAAACAACATTACCAATTGAATCAACCGAAGTTGATGAGAAGTGAAACCATTCAGACTAATAGCAGGAcgcatcttgaagaaaatggTTTCAAACTGCTGCTTCGAGTCATTAAAACTTGGTTGAACTTCAGAACCTTCATCTCTATTCCGCAACAATCCACCAAGCCATTCACTCAATCTGTCCTTCATTCTTTCGGCAAAGAGGATATCAGGTATGTTGAACAAATGAGTATCTCTAATTTCCTTTAGACTATGCCATGAATCCAATGACTCATCCTTATATGTTGAATTCACATGTTTAAGAGCTTTATCTTCTTGTTCTCTGGATAAATAAGATACACCTGGGATTATTTAAGATTGTAAATTCTCAAACTGAAAGCATTCTAAGATAAGTTATTCAGTACAACTCAGGCAATCCTTTCAGCACTATTAAAGGCAACTTCAAATTGCCAAAAACACATTTATTTCCATTTGGCAGTTTTTGactaaataaatacataaatacacttgcacatttggAGATTGAAGAAGCTTATGAAATGATCTTTGAAGACAAACTAGAGATTTGTTTTCTCAACACACTTTTTAAGTCAGAATATATTAGGAGTGTCTTATGGAGAGGCACTCGACAGGTGATCTTTCAAAAAAGGGATTTGCTGTTCCTTTTGTGGAAAGAGTTCACTGAAGAAGAACTTGCTACAAAAGCACCACTAAACAACACCTTTGTTCGTATGTCAACTTAGAGCTTGCAAGCCAAactttaacatttaaaaatgcCCATGATACCAATGCAAGCATTCACATCAATTACCAAGTTACAATTACAACTTCGATTACTTAAAGCAGCCTGGGAAtataaaagaagataaaacgAGGTACCTTCATGAATGCAGGCATTGAAATCAAACTGGTATTTGGCCAAGAAATCCATTGATGTTGTCTGACAAAGGAATTCATAAGCAGCACCATCAAGTGGAAGTTCTTGACgttgaaatataaagaaattGTGTCTGCCAAAAAACGCCATCTTATCAAAATTCAGCAATGGATAGAGCACACATGCATCAGCGTAACAATACTACCTagatattttttgtaatctcAGTGCTCCGAGAAAgcacttttgcatatttcAGCCATACGCAAGTGCTTTCTCACATAAATGCCATTTAACTGGAAGAGGTTATAACAAAAGCACTAGCAATTGCACCTTAATTTATTATACCgaaagagagagtgagagagaatTTACGGATGGGTGATGAAGGACTGCTTGAGTGGGTCCCAGCGAAAGGGGGATACACCGAACTGAATGACGGCGAACTTCTCGGCGGAATCTTTTACCTTGAGGTAGCGAACATCGAATCGGTCAAACTCGAAGGAGTCGCGCCACGGTGCGCTGGTGATGCCGGTCATTTCGAGGTCGATGGCAACGAAATCAGCGGCCTGGATGTGGTGGCGAAGCGAGCTGAGCGCCGAGTCGAAGTTTGATTTCTTCACGTGTTTTAGAGGAAACGACGCCGTCGTCGACGTCGTCGAAGAGCTGAAGGCGCGATAGAGTATCGTAATCGGCCATCGTTTCTTCATTCGCAAGCGTCTGTGGAAAGTGGGGGGATAGCCAGACAGTTGCCTTCGGGGTTTAAGAGAGGGATACGGCGCTGTTTTAAACGCTCTATAAAACGCAGCGTTTTAATATCATATTGTCATTTTAACTCATTATTCaatcataataaatatgaGTTCATTTCGTTTGTAATTAACTAACATGTAAAGttgacttatttatttatttaccggACTTGATTAAACATTTTTAGAGCACCGATGGAATCATacattaatcaaatcaaaagtttACAAG from Citrus sinensis cultivar Valencia sweet orange chromosome 9, DVS_A1.0, whole genome shotgun sequence carries:
- the LOC102630341 gene encoding poly(A)-specific ribonuclease PARN isoform X1, which translates into the protein MKKRWPITILYRAFSSSTTSTTASFPLKHVKKSNFDSALSSLRHHIQAADFVAIDLEMTGITSAPWRDSFEFDRFDVRYLKVKDSAEKFAVIQFGVSPFRWDPLKQSFITHPHNFFIFQRQELPLDGAAYEFLCQTTSMDFLAKYQFDFNACIHEGVSYLSREQEDKALKHVNSTYKDESLDSWHSLKEIRDTHLFNIPDILFAERMKDRLSEWLGGLLRNRDEGSEVQPSFNDSKQQFETIFFKMRPAISLNGFTSHQLRLIQLVVRKHFKDLAYLRVSGENSCSQNVIVYIESESVKKMLMKEVKDEQKIDAEMSIKASIGFRHVIDLLSSEKKLIVGHNCFLDIAHIYSKFFGPLPLTAEEFISSVNKYFPHIIDTKILLNSNSILQQRMKKSSTSLSKAFSVLCPQIALGSKSTHLSLQPSVKVEVEVDDIRSSNWNSGVKHEAGYDAFMTGCVFAQACSHLGIDFKQQSSSENLAHNEKLREHVNLLYLSWTNGEIINLSTGNRTSESLASNKRKNHYPKILFECIVIVWGFPSHLKAWDIRECISKVYGPTSVISVYHVDETAVFVQFSRAEMVSKFLDLKESLDRNNDPISVLHPLAKLLEGGNTCAASYETYKEICSSTVSKVLFADQAKAVGIKWKTKLVESSDKTKEHESLRKVKAVNSDPSCGERTKNKNFDDVSNDSSYSQLSSDEIIDSFYTREAKQI
- the LOC102630341 gene encoding poly(A)-specific ribonuclease PARN isoform X2, encoding MKKRWPITILYRAFSSSTTSTTASFPLKHVKKSNFDSALSSLRHHIQAADFVAIDLEMTGITSAPWRDSFEFDRFDVRYLKVKDSAEKFAVIQFGVSPFRWDPLKQSFITHPHNFFIFQRQELPLDGAAYEFLCQTTSMDFLAKYQFDFNACIHEGVSYLSREQEDKALKHVNSTYKDESLDSWHSLKEIRDTHLFNIPDILFAERMKDRLSEWLGGLLRNRDEGSEVQPSFNDSKQQFETIFFKMRPAISLNGFTSHQLRLIQLKEVKDEQKIDAEMSIKASIGFRHVIDLLSSEKKLIVGHNCFLDIAHIYSKFFGPLPLTAEEFISSVNKYFPHIIDTKILLNSNSILQQRMKKSSTSLSKAFSVLCPQIALGSKSTHLSLQPSVKVEVEVDDIRSSNWNSGVKHEAGYDAFMTGCVFAQACSHLGIDFKQQSSSENLAHNEKLREHVNLLYLSWTNGEIINLSTGNRTSESLASNKRKNHYPKILFECIVIVWGFPSHLKAWDIRECISKVYGPTSVISVYHVDETAVFVQFSRAEMVSKFLDLKESLDRNNDPISVLHPLAKLLEGGNTCAASYETYKEICSSTVSKVLFADQAKAVGIKWKTKLVESSDKTKEHESLRKVKAVNSDPSCGERTKNKNFDDVSNDSSYSQLSSDEIIDSFYTREAKQI